A window of Formosa sp. Hel1_31_208 contains these coding sequences:
- the folE gene encoding GTP cyclohydrolase I FolE has protein sequence MKIDKHIQDIDAVGDNHVGTSSETPMRTDAFELTSSEKIDLIKDDVRHIMETLGLDLSDDSLKGTPKRVAKMFVNEIFSGLDPEKKPSASTFDNKYKYGEMLVEKNITVYSTCEHHLLPIVGKAHVAYISNGTVVGLSKMNRIVDYFAKRPQVQERLTIQIVKELQKVLNTLDVACVIDAKHLCVNSRGIRDVDSSTVTSEFGGKFKDKETKREFLDYIKLDTTF, from the coding sequence ATGAAAATAGATAAACACATTCAAGACATTGACGCTGTTGGTGATAATCACGTAGGAACGTCTTCCGAAACACCAATGCGAACAGATGCATTTGAGCTCACATCTTCAGAAAAAATTGATCTCATTAAAGATGATGTAAGACATATCATGGAAACTTTGGGCCTGGACTTATCTGACGATAGTCTAAAAGGCACTCCTAAACGTGTCGCTAAGATGTTTGTAAATGAGATTTTTAGCGGCTTAGATCCTGAAAAAAAACCAAGCGCATCTACTTTTGATAATAAATATAAGTATGGTGAAATGTTGGTTGAAAAAAACATCACTGTGTACTCCACTTGTGAGCATCACCTGTTACCAATTGTTGGAAAGGCTCATGTCGCCTATATTTCAAATGGGACTGTTGTTGGACTTTCAAAAATGAATCGCATCGTAGACTATTTTGCCAAACGCCCACAAGTACAAGAGCGACTTACTATTCAAATAGTAAAAGAACTTCAAAAAGTTCTCAACACTTTAGACGTTGCCTGTGTTATAGATGCCAAGCATTTATGTGTTAACTCGAGAGGCATAAGAGATGTTGACAGTAGCACCGTAACATCAGAATTTGGGGGGAAATTCAAAGACAAAGAAACCAAACGTGAATTCTTAGACTACATTAAATTAGACACGACTTTTTAA
- a CDS encoding DUF192 domain-containing protein, giving the protein MKRCLYMRLALVFFGSLALLNFSCNDQKKPKAVKQIIVTFKKEGELQLIKAANDSVVVSLDIEIADDDYQTQTGLMYRKSMAHHQGMLFIFPDVDYRSFYMKNTEIPLDIIYISETKTIVSIQKHAQPMDETSLPSEGPAKYVLEVNAGLSDEWNLEKGDRIAFSIL; this is encoded by the coding sequence ATGAAACGTTGTTTGTATATGCGATTGGCCTTAGTGTTCTTCGGAAGTCTTGCTTTACTGAATTTCTCATGCAATGACCAAAAAAAACCCAAAGCCGTTAAACAAATAATAGTCACCTTTAAAAAAGAAGGGGAACTTCAACTAATTAAGGCGGCAAATGATTCCGTTGTGGTGTCTTTAGACATTGAAATTGCCGATGACGATTACCAAACGCAAACTGGATTGATGTACCGTAAAAGCATGGCACACCATCAAGGAATGTTATTCATTTTTCCAGATGTTGACTATCGGTCATTTTATATGAAGAATACGGAGATTCCATTAGACATCATATATATTTCAGAAACTAAAACTATTGTTAGCATTCAAAAACATGCTCAACCCATGGATGAAACTTCTTTGCCTTCAGAAGGTCCCGCTAAATATGTATTAGAAGTGAATGCAGGACTCAGTGATGAATGGAACCTCGAAAAAGGTGATCGAATAGCATTTAGTATATTATAA
- the lgt gene encoding prolipoprotein diacylglyceryl transferase, with the protein MIALDIVWNPSKGLDLGFFTLHYYSLMWIIAFVLGLNIMKRIYNNENQTKESLDSLFIYSVLGIMLGARLGHVIFYQSELINEDFFSIFLPFSFKNGIEFTGFQGLASHGAAIGMIISMYFYNKKIVKKSVIWILDRVVIPVASGAVFVRLGNFINSEIIGEKTSSALGVQFVQDHYNKYDIVKVTGIKDVKEAYSAVGNDPKFTDLLEQVPFRHPAQLYEAGSYVFVFLILLYVYWKTNKSEQQGFLFGLFLVLLWTVRFFVEFVKEPQNIERADWLLNTGQLLSIPFILIGLYFMFVYKSKTKLS; encoded by the coding sequence ATGATTGCGCTTGATATTGTTTGGAACCCATCTAAAGGACTCGACTTAGGTTTTTTTACACTTCACTACTATAGTTTAATGTGGATTATCGCCTTTGTACTCGGTTTAAACATTATGAAACGTATCTACAATAATGAAAACCAGACGAAAGAGTCATTAGATTCTCTCTTTATCTATTCGGTACTTGGAATTATGTTAGGAGCACGTTTAGGTCACGTAATTTTTTATCAATCGGAATTAATTAATGAAGATTTTTTCAGCATATTTCTACCTTTTAGCTTTAAAAATGGTATAGAATTTACTGGTTTTCAAGGTCTTGCAAGTCATGGTGCTGCAATTGGTATGATTATTTCTATGTACTTCTATAATAAAAAGATTGTAAAGAAATCTGTGATATGGATATTAGATCGCGTGGTTATTCCTGTTGCCTCAGGTGCCGTATTTGTAAGACTTGGAAATTTTATTAATTCAGAAATTATAGGTGAAAAAACCAGTTCGGCTCTAGGCGTACAATTTGTGCAAGACCATTATAATAAATATGATATTGTAAAAGTTACAGGCATTAAAGATGTAAAAGAAGCATATTCAGCCGTAGGAAATGATCCCAAATTTACCGATTTATTAGAACAGGTCCCTTTTAGACATCCTGCTCAATTATATGAAGCTGGCAGCTATGTGTTTGTTTTTTTAATTTTATTATACGTCTATTGGAAAACCAATAAAAGTGAACAACAAGGCTTTTTATTTGGATTGTTTTTAGTCTTACTTTGGACTGTTAGATTTTTTGTAGAATTTGTGAAAGAGCCACAAAATATTGAACGAGCAGATTGGCTATTGAATACAGGACAATTATTAAGCATCCCGTTTATTTTAATCGGTTTATATTTTATGTTTGTTTATAAGTCAAAAACCAAATTAAGCTAA
- the secDF gene encoding protein translocase subunit SecDF, which produces MQNKGLVKLFAVLFGLVSIYQLSFTFKANQIEDAATTYAESKFQDPDAINEAEIRYVDSLSNKEAFNIGIASFTGKEVKEKAMNLGLDLKGGLNVILQISVRDILEGLANKSKDPAFNKALADAEEIQKDAQESYLESFFTAWDAVKGDQKLASPDIFANRDLDDVIDISMSDSDVKKKIEEKVDESIVSAFEVLRKRIDQFGVTSPNIQRLGNSGRVLVELPGVKDTKRATELITQTAQLQFWDVEKPQNLGNFFTLANEVLKDKLGVNEKEAATEAQDSTETDSTIDDLLGETSTDSTATQVNPLLDLIAPVQSFGLFAVELENKETVKDYLELPEVRANLPTELRYTKFAFGLPTLDADTGLETVDVYALKGNRDEEPELSGGVITDARQSYGQTNKPTVTMQMNAKGAKIWEEITGRANQNQSQIAIVLDDIVYSAPTATRGAISGGNTEISGNFTVNEAVDLANVLRAGKLPARAEIVQADQVGPSLGQEAIESGTKSFLIALSLVLIWMILYYGRAGIFADIALLLNILLIFGVLSGLGAVLTLPGLAGIVLTIGMSVDANVLIFERIREEIGKGKTQKEAVKDGFANALSSILDANITTGLTALILFVFGTGPIKGFATTLLIGIMTSLFTAIFITRLLVDWYVNSGRTLDFSTSITKNLFKNTKINFISKRKVAYVVSGILIAISIGSLVTNKLDQGIDFIGGRTYQVRFDKAVSSEEVAKDLTAVFQSVEVKTIGSANQLKISTKYKVNENSVEVDEEVQTMLFEGLKPYLPNELSYKDFSEGKDNVGKVLSSKVSPTIADDIKRESLLAVLGSLVVVFLYILFRFKRWQFSLGAVAAVFHDVIIVLGIFSLLYKFMPFSMEIDQAFIAAILTVIGYSLNDTVVVFDRIREVLLERAGFKGGVNINSAINSTLSRTLNTSLTTLVVLLAMFTFGAESLRGLLFALIIGVIVGTYSSVFIATPLMYDTLKNKGIAPPKEDEDKK; this is translated from the coding sequence ATGCAAAACAAAGGACTAGTTAAGCTTTTTGCAGTGCTATTTGGATTGGTAAGTATCTACCAATTATCATTTACATTCAAAGCCAACCAAATTGAAGATGCTGCAACAACCTATGCAGAAAGTAAATTTCAAGATCCAGACGCTATTAATGAAGCCGAAATACGCTATGTAGACTCCTTGTCTAATAAAGAAGCGTTTAACATTGGAATCGCGAGTTTCACAGGAAAAGAAGTGAAGGAAAAAGCCATGAATCTTGGTCTTGACCTTAAAGGCGGATTAAACGTTATTCTTCAAATCTCAGTAAGAGATATTCTTGAAGGATTAGCTAATAAGAGTAAAGATCCAGCATTTAATAAAGCGTTAGCTGATGCTGAAGAAATTCAAAAGGATGCTCAGGAATCTTACCTTGAATCTTTCTTTACAGCTTGGGATGCCGTAAAAGGAGATCAAAAATTAGCGTCTCCAGATATTTTTGCAAATAGAGATTTGGATGATGTTATAGATATCTCAATGTCTGATTCAGATGTGAAGAAGAAAATAGAGGAAAAAGTAGATGAGTCTATTGTTTCTGCTTTTGAAGTCTTACGTAAACGTATTGACCAATTTGGTGTAACATCACCAAATATTCAACGTCTAGGAAATTCTGGTCGTGTATTAGTAGAATTACCAGGTGTCAAAGACACGAAACGTGCTACAGAATTAATTACTCAAACAGCACAATTACAATTTTGGGATGTTGAAAAGCCACAAAATTTAGGTAATTTCTTTACCCTAGCTAACGAAGTACTAAAAGATAAGTTAGGCGTAAATGAGAAAGAAGCGGCTACTGAAGCTCAAGATTCAACCGAAACAGATAGCACGATTGATGACTTATTAGGAGAAACATCTACAGATTCTACTGCCACTCAAGTCAATCCTTTATTAGACTTAATCGCACCTGTACAAAGTTTTGGGTTATTCGCTGTTGAATTAGAGAATAAGGAAACTGTAAAGGACTATTTAGAATTGCCTGAAGTTCGTGCAAACCTACCTACAGAATTAAGATATACAAAATTTGCTTTCGGTTTACCAACATTAGATGCAGACACTGGATTAGAAACTGTCGACGTATATGCACTTAAAGGAAATAGAGATGAAGAACCAGAATTAAGTGGTGGAGTTATTACTGATGCACGTCAGTCTTACGGACAAACGAATAAGCCAACTGTAACCATGCAAATGAATGCTAAAGGGGCTAAAATCTGGGAAGAAATAACAGGTAGAGCAAATCAAAATCAAAGTCAGATAGCAATCGTTCTTGATGATATTGTATATTCTGCGCCAACAGCAACTAGAGGAGCAATCTCTGGTGGTAACACAGAAATCTCAGGAAATTTCACAGTAAATGAAGCGGTTGATTTAGCCAACGTTTTAAGAGCAGGTAAATTACCAGCAAGAGCTGAAATTGTGCAGGCTGATCAAGTTGGACCGTCACTAGGACAAGAAGCTATTGAGAGTGGTACAAAGTCATTTTTAATTGCTTTATCATTAGTGTTAATTTGGATGATTCTTTACTACGGAAGAGCTGGTATATTTGCTGATATCGCTTTGTTATTAAATATCTTATTGATATTTGGTGTGTTATCAGGATTAGGTGCTGTATTAACACTGCCTGGATTAGCTGGTATCGTATTAACTATTGGTATGTCGGTAGATGCGAACGTACTTATTTTTGAACGTATTCGAGAAGAAATAGGTAAGGGTAAAACGCAAAAAGAAGCTGTAAAAGATGGTTTCGCGAATGCCTTGTCTTCAATTTTAGATGCCAACATCACAACAGGTTTAACCGCACTAATCTTATTTGTATTTGGTACAGGACCAATTAAAGGTTTCGCAACAACCTTATTAATCGGTATTATGACGTCATTATTTACGGCTATCTTCATTACTCGTTTACTTGTAGATTGGTATGTTAATAGTGGTAGAACACTAGATTTCTCTACATCAATTACTAAGAACTTATTTAAAAACACTAAGATTAATTTCATTAGTAAGCGTAAAGTAGCTTATGTAGTTTCAGGTATCTTAATAGCAATCTCAATTGGATCTTTAGTGACTAATAAACTAGATCAAGGTATTGACTTCATTGGTGGTCGAACTTATCAAGTTCGTTTTGATAAAGCAGTGAGTTCTGAAGAAGTTGCTAAAGATTTAACAGCGGTATTTCAAAGTGTAGAAGTAAAAACAATAGGAAGTGCTAATCAGTTAAAGATCTCTACCAAATATAAGGTAAATGAAAACTCTGTTGAGGTAGACGAAGAAGTGCAAACTATGCTTTTCGAAGGATTAAAACCATATTTGCCTAACGAATTATCATACAAAGATTTTTCAGAAGGGAAAGATAACGTTGGTAAAGTGTTATCTAGTAAGGTAAGTCCAACAATCGCCGATGATATCAAAAGAGAATCGCTATTAGCAGTTCTAGGATCCTTAGTGGTTGTATTTTTATATATCTTATTCCGATTCAAAAGATGGCAATTCTCATTAGGAGCAGTAGCTGCTGTATTCCATGATGTGATTATCGTATTAGGAATCTTCTCTTTATTGTACAAATTCATGCCATTTAGTATGGAAATTGATCAGGCATTCATTGCAGCCATCCTAACCGTGATTGGTTACTCGCTGAATGATACCGTGGTTGTATTTGATAGAATTCGAGAAGTATTACTTGAACGTGCAGGTTTTAAAGGTGGTGTGAATATCAACTCTGCCATAAACAGTACATTAAGTAGAACATTAAATACGTCGTTAACGACCTTAGTGGTATTATTAGCAATGTTCACCTTTGGAGCAGAATCACTGAGAGGCTTATTATTCGCGTTAATTATTGGTGTGATTGTAGGGACTTATTCTTCGGTATTTATTGCAACTCCTTTAATGTATGATACTCTTAAGAATAAAGGTATCGCGCCTCCAAAAGAGGATGAGGATAAAAAATAA
- the cysS gene encoding cysteine--tRNA ligase, with product MHLYEDQKIQIYNTLSGKKETFNPLVEGHVGMYVCGPTVYSNVHLGNVRTFMSFDMVFRYLKHLGYKVRYVRNITDAGHLENDQDAGEDKITKKARLEAIEPMEVVQRYTVDFHNILNTFNFLPPSIEPTATGHIIEQIELIKKIIDNGFAYVINGSVYFDVHKFNETHDYGKLSKRKLEDLIHNTRVLDGQSDKKNPQDFALWKRAEPQHIMRWPSPWSDGFPGWHLECTAMSTKYLGDNFDIHGGGMDLKFPHHECEIAQSEAAKGQTPVNYWMHANMLQLNGQRMSKSTGNTVNPDELLSGNNAFFSKAYSPSVIRFFNAQSSYKSILDLTDDGLLASEKGFYRLMDAIHLLEDLKASDTSTFNVSDWRQKCYDAMNDDFNSPILIAHLFEAAKQINQIKDGNASLSAGDLNLLKKTMHDFTFDVLGLVDVSNLDVGTDKLSGAVELLIELRQQARANKDFPTSDKIRDELAAIGIQLNDGKDGTTFTTN from the coding sequence ATGCATTTGTACGAAGATCAAAAGATTCAAATCTATAATACACTTAGCGGTAAAAAAGAAACTTTTAATCCTCTGGTCGAGGGTCACGTTGGCATGTATGTTTGTGGCCCTACAGTATACAGCAATGTGCATCTAGGAAACGTTAGAACATTTATGTCGTTTGACATGGTATTCAGGTATTTAAAACATTTAGGGTATAAAGTACGCTATGTTAGAAATATTACCGATGCTGGACATCTCGAAAATGATCAAGATGCCGGGGAAGATAAAATCACAAAAAAAGCACGTTTAGAGGCCATTGAACCCATGGAAGTTGTGCAACGTTACACCGTAGATTTTCACAATATCTTAAACACGTTTAATTTTCTGCCTCCGAGCATTGAACCAACGGCTACCGGTCATATTATAGAACAAATTGAACTTATCAAAAAAATTATTGATAATGGTTTTGCATATGTCATTAACGGTTCGGTGTATTTTGACGTTCATAAATTTAATGAAACTCATGACTACGGAAAATTGAGTAAACGCAAATTAGAAGACCTTATACATAATACTAGAGTGCTTGACGGACAAAGCGATAAAAAGAACCCTCAAGATTTTGCGCTATGGAAACGTGCTGAACCGCAGCACATCATGCGTTGGCCTTCTCCTTGGAGTGACGGATTTCCGGGTTGGCACCTAGAATGTACTGCTATGAGCACAAAGTATCTCGGTGATAATTTTGATATTCACGGTGGTGGTATGGATTTGAAGTTTCCGCATCATGAATGTGAAATTGCTCAAAGTGAAGCTGCTAAAGGACAAACTCCGGTAAACTACTGGATGCACGCAAATATGTTGCAGTTAAATGGACAACGCATGTCTAAGTCTACTGGTAACACGGTTAATCCTGATGAATTATTATCAGGTAACAACGCGTTTTTTAGCAAGGCGTATTCACCCAGTGTGATTCGGTTTTTTAATGCACAATCCTCTTACAAAAGCATATTAGACCTCACAGACGATGGCTTATTAGCAAGTGAAAAAGGGTTTTACCGCTTAATGGATGCGATACACCTTTTAGAAGACTTAAAGGCCTCTGACACTTCAACATTTAATGTATCGGACTGGAGACAAAAATGTTATGATGCTATGAATGATGATTTCAATTCACCTATTTTAATAGCTCATCTTTTTGAAGCTGCAAAACAGATTAATCAAATTAAAGATGGCAATGCATCACTAAGCGCTGGGGATTTAAATCTACTTAAAAAAACCATGCATGACTTTACATTTGATGTGTTAGGTTTGGTTGATGTGTCTAATTTGGATGTTGGTACCGATAAACTATCGGGCGCAGTAGAATTGCTTATTGAACTGCGTCAACAAGCAAGAGCAAATAAAGACTTTCCAACATCTGACAAAATTAGAGATGAGTTAGCTGCTATTGGAATTCAATTAAATGATGGCAAGGATGGGACGACTTTTACGACGAACTAG
- the yidD gene encoding membrane protein insertion efficiency factor YidD gives MKRVLIAPFLFLIKVYQTIISPLTPANCRFQPTCSHYAKEALEKHGFWKGGKLALRRIFSCHPWGRSGYDPVPEKDDN, from the coding sequence ATGAAACGTGTCCTTATTGCTCCTTTTTTATTCTTAATTAAAGTTTATCAGACTATCATTTCACCTTTAACTCCAGCAAATTGCAGATTTCAGCCTACGTGTTCGCATTATGCTAAGGAAGCACTCGAAAAACACGGGTTTTGGAAAGGTGGGAAATTGGCATTAAGACGTATTTTTAGTTGTCATCCTTGGGGACGTTCTGGCTATGATCCTGTTCCTGAAAAGGATGACAACTAA